The Zeimonas sediminis genome window below encodes:
- a CDS encoding D-cysteine desulfhydrase, whose product MDLSRFPRRRYTQGATPLEFMPNFSRALGGPNVWVKRDDMLGLTPGGNKTRKLEFLVADALEKGADTLVTCGAPQSNHCRITLAAAAREGLKCRFVIEERVPGSYRVDASGNNFLFRLMGVEAVTVVPAGTDMHREMARVAEELAAQGRKAYVIPGGGSNALGGLGYVACAQEMQQQFFEQGVRIDRIVVGSGSSGTHGGLIAGFLGNNIDIPIVGIGVSRDPADQDPLVHREAQAVADLLGLKVDVPASAVLTFGEYWRPKYSVPNTRMVEAVQMLARTEGILLDPVYTGKAMAGLIDLSRRGYFRKGENVLFLHTGGAPALHAFEPQLLGEAPVAD is encoded by the coding sequence ATGGATCTCTCACGCTTTCCCCGGCGTCGCTACACGCAAGGCGCCACGCCGCTCGAATTCATGCCCAACTTCAGCCGCGCGCTGGGCGGGCCGAACGTGTGGGTCAAGCGCGACGACATGCTCGGCCTGACGCCGGGCGGCAACAAGACGCGCAAGCTGGAGTTCCTGGTGGCCGACGCGCTCGAGAAGGGCGCCGACACGCTGGTGACCTGCGGCGCGCCGCAGTCCAATCACTGCCGGATCACGCTGGCCGCGGCCGCGCGCGAGGGGCTGAAGTGCCGCTTCGTGATCGAGGAGCGCGTCCCCGGCAGCTACCGCGTCGACGCCAGCGGCAACAATTTCCTCTTCCGGCTCATGGGCGTCGAGGCGGTGACGGTGGTGCCCGCCGGCACCGACATGCATCGCGAGATGGCGCGGGTGGCCGAGGAGCTCGCGGCGCAGGGCCGCAAGGCCTACGTGATCCCGGGCGGCGGCTCCAACGCGCTGGGCGGGCTCGGCTACGTTGCCTGTGCCCAGGAGATGCAGCAGCAGTTCTTCGAGCAGGGGGTGCGCATCGATCGCATCGTCGTCGGCTCGGGAAGCTCGGGCACGCACGGAGGCCTGATCGCGGGTTTCCTGGGCAACAACATCGACATCCCGATCGTGGGTATCGGCGTGAGCCGCGACCCCGCGGACCAGGACCCGCTGGTCCATCGCGAAGCCCAGGCAGTCGCCGATCTGCTGGGGCTGAAGGTCGACGTGCCGGCCAGCGCGGTGCTGACCTTCGGCGAGTACTGGCGGCCGAAGTACTCGGTACCCAACACCAGGATGGTCGAGGCGGTGCAGATGCTCGCGCGGACAGAGGGGATCCTGCTCGACCCGGTCTACACCGGCAAGGCGATGGCCGGGCTGATCGACCTCAGCCGCCGCGGCTACTTCCGGAAGGGCGAGAACGTGCTGTTCCTGCACACCGGCGGCGCGCCGGCGCTGCACGCGTTCGAGCCGCAGCTCCTCGGCGAGGCGCCGGTGGCCGACTGA
- a CDS encoding GlxA family transcriptional regulator, with the protein MSKPVPKPVTSPRAARAARPGHGSGEQAPPPRRPLRVEILACDDAMHGPAMAAIDVMAIANILASMRGRRSAAVHWQWRRPDGKAAPRNLPASGARGRAADLLIVPGWQARNGPHLDALVRRDRAAIARVREVHESGGHVLGIYTGVAMLGAAGLLDGRDAVVPWPFVQSVKRQAPLLRLEAGEGWICRDRIWTCDSPALVTEAMVSVLRELGLQALSDSVGHVLLHSRERQRLSGQVAATSTTRIGAGTLERARRWLEDHLDRPYSLEETARAAATSSRSLLRHFRAALGTTPLQYLHEVRAMRARMLLETSYLPVDGIAELCGYRDTAMFRRVFEKSTGMTPSAYREKFRLRDRRREWGRDLRA; encoded by the coding sequence ATGTCCAAGCCCGTCCCGAAGCCGGTCACGTCTCCACGCGCGGCGCGCGCCGCCAGGCCGGGCCATGGGTCAGGCGAACAGGCACCGCCGCCGCGCCGCCCGCTCCGGGTCGAGATCCTCGCCTGCGACGACGCGATGCACGGCCCGGCAATGGCAGCGATCGACGTGATGGCGATCGCCAACATCCTCGCGTCGATGCGAGGCCGGCGGTCGGCGGCCGTGCACTGGCAGTGGCGAAGACCGGACGGCAAGGCGGCCCCGCGAAACCTGCCCGCATCGGGCGCGCGCGGCCGCGCGGCCGACCTCCTGATCGTGCCGGGCTGGCAGGCGCGCAACGGCCCGCACCTCGACGCACTGGTCCGCAGGGACCGCGCCGCCATCGCCCGAGTGCGCGAGGTCCACGAGTCCGGCGGCCATGTGCTGGGCATCTACACGGGCGTGGCGATGCTGGGCGCCGCGGGCCTGCTCGACGGCCGCGACGCGGTCGTGCCCTGGCCGTTCGTCCAGTCGGTCAAGCGGCAGGCGCCGCTGCTCAGGCTGGAGGCCGGCGAGGGATGGATCTGCCGCGACCGGATATGGACCTGCGACTCGCCGGCTCTGGTCACCGAGGCCATGGTGTCGGTGCTCAGGGAGCTCGGTCTGCAGGCGCTGTCCGACTCGGTCGGCCATGTGCTGCTGCACTCGCGCGAGCGGCAGCGGCTGTCGGGGCAGGTCGCCGCGACCAGCACGACGCGGATCGGCGCCGGCACGCTGGAGCGGGCCCGCCGCTGGCTCGAGGACCACCTCGACCGGCCCTACAGCCTGGAGGAAACCGCCCGGGCCGCGGCGACCAGCAGCCGCTCGCTGCTGCGGCACTTCCGGGCCGCGCTCGGCACGACCCCGCTCCAGTACCTGCACGAGGTGCGCGCCATGCGCGCGCGCATGCTGCTGGAGACCTCCTACCTGCCGGTGGACGGCATCGCCGAGCTGTGCGGCTATCGCGACACGGCCATGTTCCGGCGTGTCTTCGAGAAGTCGACCGGCATGACGCCGTCGGCCTATCGCGAGAAGTTCCGGCTGCGCGACCGCCGGCGCGAGTGGGGCCGCGACCTGCGCGCCTGA
- a CDS encoding M81 family metallopeptidase yields the protein MSASKSRAGAPRVGIAGFFIECNRWSPVTTRESFEQAIDLAGEALAEQFRAAAPRTLPDLAGFIDRMDQGGDWTPVALRMAAAQPGGPVDHAYFESLVADIESRLRAAMPLDALFVSSHGAALTTRVDDPDGEFFARLRAVVGPDVPIVAVFDLHTNVSRRMTDALSAFVAYRTNPHVDLRERGEEAAAHLLTLLAKGPGVVEMVKLPLVPPATSQLIAPGSVYAELVEIGQSRVGGDVLNVSMCGGFALADCTKCGFSVVVSAARGARDLARRTAQALAGEVWARRGRFESRLTPLAEAVSAAVEAGQCAALPPLILADVADNPGGGGGGNTVTLLRALLQAGAAGVVCGVQTDAALAAEARELGAGARFVARFNRDCEADRFAEPFEWPARVLATSDGRFVGKRGLLAGSAFEMGPSVLLELDGIRVAVISKRQQLLDPAQLEALGVDTSQVRTLVVKSRGHFRAAFDGFAPPDRILEVDCPGLTTPNLKTLPWTRMPRPVWPIDDEVRWP from the coding sequence ATGTCCGCCTCGAAGTCGCGCGCCGGCGCGCCCCGGGTGGGCATCGCGGGCTTCTTCATCGAGTGCAACCGCTGGTCGCCGGTCACCACGCGCGAGTCCTTCGAACAGGCCATCGATCTCGCCGGTGAGGCGCTCGCAGAGCAGTTTCGGGCGGCCGCGCCGCGCACGCTGCCAGACCTCGCCGGCTTCATCGATCGCATGGACCAGGGCGGCGACTGGACGCCGGTCGCGCTCAGGATGGCTGCCGCCCAGCCCGGCGGGCCGGTCGATCACGCCTACTTCGAGTCGCTGGTCGCCGACATCGAATCGAGGCTGCGCGCGGCGATGCCGCTGGACGCGCTGTTCGTCTCCTCGCACGGCGCGGCGCTGACCACCCGGGTCGACGACCCCGACGGCGAATTCTTCGCGCGGCTGCGCGCAGTCGTGGGGCCCGACGTCCCGATCGTCGCGGTCTTCGACCTGCACACCAACGTGTCGCGCAGGATGACCGATGCGCTGTCGGCCTTCGTCGCCTATCGCACCAATCCGCACGTCGACCTGCGCGAGCGGGGCGAAGAGGCTGCGGCCCATTTGCTGACCCTGCTGGCCAAGGGGCCCGGGGTCGTCGAGATGGTCAAGCTGCCGCTGGTGCCGCCGGCGACCTCGCAGCTGATCGCGCCGGGCAGCGTCTACGCCGAGCTGGTCGAGATCGGCCAGTCGCGCGTGGGCGGCGACGTCCTGAACGTGTCGATGTGCGGCGGCTTCGCGCTGGCGGACTGCACGAAGTGCGGCTTCTCGGTGGTCGTCTCTGCCGCGCGCGGCGCGCGCGACCTGGCCAGGCGCACGGCGCAGGCGCTCGCCGGCGAGGTCTGGGCGCGTCGCGGGCGATTCGAGTCGCGGCTGACGCCGCTGGCCGAGGCGGTCTCGGCGGCCGTGGAAGCAGGACAATGCGCTGCGCTGCCGCCGCTGATCCTCGCCGACGTCGCCGACAATCCCGGCGGCGGCGGCGGCGGCAACACCGTCACGCTGCTGCGCGCCTTGCTGCAGGCGGGCGCCGCCGGCGTGGTCTGCGGCGTGCAGACCGATGCGGCGCTCGCCGCCGAGGCCCGGGAACTCGGTGCGGGGGCCCGGTTCGTGGCCCGCTTCAATCGCGACTGCGAGGCCGACCGCTTCGCCGAGCCCTTCGAGTGGCCGGCCCGGGTGCTGGCCACGAGCGACGGCCGATTCGTCGGCAAGCGCGGTCTGCTGGCCGGCTCCGCGTTCGAGATGGGGCCCTCGGTGCTGCTCGAGCTCGACGGCATCCGGGTCGCGGTGATCTCGAAGCGGCAGCAGCTTCTCGACCCGGCACAGCTGGAGGCGCTCGGCGTCGACACGAGCCAGGTGCGCACGCTGGTCGTCAAGAGCCGCGGGCACTTCCGCGCCGCGTTCGACGGCTTCGCACCGCCCGACAGGATCCTCGAGGTGGACTGCCCGGGGCTCACGACGCCCAATCTCAAGACCCTGCCCTGGACCCGGATGCCGCGGCCCGTCTGGCCGATCGACGACGAAGTCCGCTGGCCCTGA
- a CDS encoding Bug family tripartite tricarboxylate transporter substrate binding protein: MTNRTTRRHFFAVAAASAVAAALHGAALAQPAWPSRPITLIVPYNAGGASDFGARLIASDLSSRLGQPVIVENVAGAGGALGVQRLLRAETDGHTLLYGSLSETVMVPIVNAAAARYRSQDLLPIAMTGKTPVAFVTRPDFPANTMDELVAMLRKRPGGLTYGSPGVGTFQHVMAETVKARTATFMVHIPYRGGSNIVNDVVSGQIDVGVTTAPNVAPLVGAGRIKALGVSSRERIPALKDTQSFGETESLKSLDLQTWGMVFARSGTPDAVVRRLNAAINEVLMQPKTQATLQKAGAALARPLSVEEAKAFFEAEAAAYRPIAERIKPE, from the coding sequence ATGACGAACCGGACCACCCGACGCCACTTCTTCGCGGTCGCCGCCGCTTCCGCCGTCGCTGCCGCGCTTCACGGCGCCGCGCTCGCGCAGCCGGCCTGGCCGTCGCGGCCGATCACGCTGATCGTGCCCTACAACGCCGGCGGCGCGTCCGACTTCGGTGCCCGGCTGATCGCTTCCGATCTCTCGAGCCGGCTCGGCCAGCCGGTGATCGTCGAGAACGTCGCGGGCGCCGGCGGCGCGCTCGGCGTGCAGAGGCTGCTTCGCGCCGAGACCGACGGGCACACGCTGCTCTACGGCAGCCTCAGCGAAACGGTGATGGTGCCGATCGTCAACGCGGCCGCGGCGCGCTACCGCAGCCAGGACCTGCTGCCGATCGCGATGACCGGAAAGACACCGGTGGCGTTCGTGACGCGCCCGGACTTCCCGGCCAATACGATGGACGAACTGGTCGCGATGCTGCGCAAGCGCCCCGGCGGTCTCACCTACGGATCGCCCGGCGTGGGCACCTTCCAGCACGTGATGGCCGAGACCGTGAAGGCGCGCACCGCCACCTTCATGGTCCACATCCCTTATCGCGGCGGCTCGAACATCGTCAACGACGTCGTCTCCGGGCAGATCGACGTCGGCGTGACCACCGCGCCCAACGTCGCACCGCTGGTCGGCGCCGGCCGGATCAAGGCGCTGGGCGTGTCGTCGCGCGAGCGCATCCCGGCGCTGAAGGACACGCAGTCCTTCGGCGAGACCGAATCGCTGAAGTCGCTCGACCTGCAGACCTGGGGCATGGTCTTCGCGCGCTCGGGCACCCCGGACGCCGTGGTGCGCAGGCTCAACGCGGCGATCAACGAGGTCCTGATGCAGCCGAAGACCCAGGCGACCCTGCAGAAGGCCGGCGCAGCGCTGGCCCGGCCGCTGTCGGTCGAGGAGGCGAAGGCCTTCTTCGAGGCCGAGGCCGCCGCCTACCGGCCGATCGCCGAACGCATCAAGCCGGAGTGA